Below is a genomic region from Salmo salar chromosome ssa11, Ssal_v3.1, whole genome shotgun sequence.
TTGGAGCTCCAGTTCTCACCCATTGTCATTGTCGTGCTCCGTCCGTAGCATGGCAAACCACTGGCTCTTGTACACGGAGGTCAGCCAATCTGGTATGAGGAGTTTTACAGAGGAAATAAAAATGACTACTAAAACTGTCACAAGTGAATGTGAAACATAAATCACTATCCAAATCACCACCCTTACCGGGTGGGAGAATGTTGTCTCTCTCCAGGATGCGTGCGGAAGCCAAGTCATTGATGATGTATTGAAGGCGCACATGTCTGAAGACAGGAGTAAAAGGGGCGCCGTCCTCTGCTTTTAAGAAGggctcctcctctcccatctctgcaaCAGCATGCACATAAGAGCCATTAGAAAAGACTGGTCAGTCAGTTTCTGTGTATATTCTACAGCCTTGTGTTCAGATAGGTGTGTAGCTAGCTGTGGACATGCCCTGTGGAACAGAACATACCAGTTCTGCGTTTGCAAAGCCAGGCGTCGGCATCAGCCAGCAGCTGCTTGATGGGACCGTCCCAGGATGGATTGAGCTGCAGGAACAtccactgaggagagagagttacaaagAGAGGGTATGAATGAGAGagaagggatggaggagggggagataaaTCAACAATCTACAAAAACAGCCTTTGGAAACAGTCTCAAAGGCTACAGTAGTACCTTTTTCAGAGCGGTGTAGACGTCCATCTCCACCTGCATGACGAATAGGTCAGACGACTGGATCAGCAGTTCGATCACATCCACTCTGCAAATAcagcacagaaacacacactgctTACTGACACCAACACTGACCACACAACACTTAAGACTATTATGAGTATGTATAAGTCCTATGGAAAAATAGGAAAACATTGAAGATACACACCCCAGCTCCTTCATGAGGTCAACATTCTGATGGGTCATGAGGTTATTGAGGAGCCATTCCAGACACCTGCAGGAGACACACAACCATATGCATGTGGAGTGATAAGAACAAGATCAAATGTGTATTATTCGATTAACTAATATTATTCAATAGGAATGTAATGATGGGGCTTACTTCTTCATGACAGAGTCAAGGCCGTAGATGCTGGCAGAGGAGTAGTAGACACACACAGTCTTGGCACCAACGTTCTCCTTCATGGTCTCACCACACTGCTGGATCAGACCATCCTGCAAAGACACACCGGGCATGGCATATTATCGCCTTTGATCATCTATTCTCGTTCAGTAAATTACATTCCAGCAAGTTCAACTTCCAACTCACACATATCACTATCATCTCAACATTCCATGTAAAGATCCTGTAGTGTGATATGATGATAATCTACTGACCAGTTGGAGCATACAAGCTGCTGCTAGGATACTGACGACACTGCTGGGCTTGATCAGAACATCATCCCGGTACAGAGATCCAAACACTACCTgcagagctacacacacacaaacacacggagAAAATCAAGATAAATGTGTATAGTAACTGTAAAAAAGGAGTTCAGTGACATAAACAAAGAAATGTGTAGTGTTTTATTCCTGGCAGTGACTGAAGTCCTCACCCTCTGTGTCGATGTTCTGGTCTGGGATCTCTAACGGTATGACCATCATGTTGGACTCCTTCCAGGAGCCACTGAACATGCTGGAGAAATACCCTGACTACATAAATAAGAACATGAAGGCGGGGGATGGGGGGGTCACAGGCATTGCagatcatttttatttaacctttatttaactaggcaagtcagttaagaacaaattcttatttacaatgacggcctaataaAGTGTGTAGTGTACACAGAACAAAGCACTAACCTGGCACAGGTACACTTTGTGCAGGTTCCACTCCTGCCCCAGGGCACAGATGCGGATGTCACTGTTCTCCCCGTTCAGGAACAAGGTCTGATAGATGTACTTAGATGTGCTTTTCAGCTTCTTCCTGTTACAGTTCCAAAACAAACCAGAACAATGCAGGCCAAGGTTAGAAACAGGCTGGCCATATGAAAGACATGAAAGATGTGTGAATACCTCACCTGTAAGTGCGTTTGTCTCTTACTCCGGCCTGCTGTGTCTGTTGGTTTATGAAATTGTGTGTATTTccagtgtgatgtgtgtgactCTTCTCACCTCCGTGGTGTGTCCAATAAGGCATCTTCCTCATCAGGCTCACTGTCGCAGTCACAGTGTGCAGTCCGTTTCCTCTTTCTGCATTCACATCCATGCTTGCCACTGGCACATGTAGTCTCAACTGCTTCCTCAGGATCCTGGGACGAGGCCTGTAACCGGCTGCCCTGGGTGCCCATCTCTCCCCTGCACACTACACACAAAACAAAATCCTCTGCAACATGAAATGGATGGATCTATTGTAATTTATATGAACTTCATTATGCAGGGGTATACAATAGCAGGTCACTTTTGTTGTTGAGTAACCATTTCTGAAAGTTATTATTTAGGTTCAGACCTGGAACACTCTTGCCTAACAGTTGTTCATACATGTCAAAAGCATGAATTCTGAACACACGTCCTGTCCTCAGGTCTGACAACAATAACCTAACAACCTCAGGCACTGTGTTCAGCTAACCTATCATTACATTGTTGTGGTTGCAACAGTTGCTGTGGTAGATAGCTAGAAAGCTACCTAAACTAGCCAGCTACCCACACAACAACTAGTAGCAACCCATAGCTTGTGCCCGGGTAGATAATGAATGCAAAAGCTTGCTAATGTTTTATACTACAGAAACGTACCTGATGTATCTACAACGCACAAGGCTAACTCGTCGGCTAGCAAATTGTGTTGTCAATTAGGTGGTCTAGTTTGCTAGCCAGATCAATTGTGACAAGTTACTAGAAGTAAACAAGCCTATCAGCTATGTTGCGTTTAAAAGTATTGAACAAAGACAAGAAGATATTACGGCGATAACGCTAATCGGGCCAAATACGATCTACCAATAGCTAGAGCATCATGATGAATGTTTCAAAGGATATCTCAAGAACACATTCCAAGTTGTCTTTCAATTTTTCATGCAACAATGCAGATTAGAGTCCACAGgctagctaggtccatgtcttcTAGCGTGCTAACTAGAATGTGCTTCTGCGCATTATTGCCATCTACTGTAATAGTGGCGATATGCCAACGTGGGCAGGCTACCTGATAACTACAGTAGGAATGTTTGCATTGGAGGATTGTTAAACCAGCTGTATAGATCTTTGAAAATGTGTAGGTGACCACTCCCAGAAACAATCCAACGAGGGGATACGATTATCTGGCCCGGTTACCCCAGTGGGTAGTTGGCACTGGGTGAAAAGTGATTGCATTTGTTTTGGAACcgggcaattttttttttttatctctcaGGCATAATCCAGGTGCCCGTTCAAACCCCACGGCGAAATCGGCACACAAAAAAAACGAGTGACATAGTTTTGGGCTAGGCTAGATTAAGCACGTGGAGTAATGAATAGGATGatgtgttttcacatgcaaaagtgatAGTTTTTTTTGATAAAAACGCTATATCTGCCTTTccaatgaaaactagtttgaaaaATTCAAACATATTTTATGTTAAAGAGACGTTTCTGAACGATGCACTATGCTGCTTTGTTGACAATATGACCGAGCGGTGCAGATTACTGTTCGATTTGAGAAGGGCGCTCCTCCATCACCGTTTTTGCCCGTTCACTGTCCATCGTTGCGGACAAAAACCGGGGCACGGAGTCTTCACTacttaacacagccacaaagtcttaTTAACCCCGCCTAGTTCTACAATTGATGTTGTTAAAAtcttattttaaacctaaccacactgctaatgtATCTTAAACTAAGACCAAAAGCAcattttgttttcatacatttttatgataTAGCCCATTTTGACATTGTGGCTGTGCTATATAGTGGAAACCGGTGCACCACGGCTCAGGTTAAAATACTTCCTCCTTATTTCAGGAGCTAAATATGTTTTTCCTAACTAaagatccttgggacgtccctaccctaaaccttaACCGTAAACCAACCTAAGGTCGATGTCCGCGCCCCCGCGGAAATTGAAATAACATAAAATATCAATTTAAAATAGAgatctgtttttttgcattggttgtatctcaatccaccgcatcgcTGGACATTTTTAAAGACTtctacttaactgacttgcctagttaaataaaggttaaataaaataaaatacaaatcgaAATATGTTGCACTTCAGCATTGCCaggcgtgtgcaaagctgtcatcaaggcaaatggtggctactttgaagaatctcaaatataaaacacttttttgattactacatgatttaatagtgtgttatttaatagtgaagacatcaaaactattattctacaatgtagaaaatagtcaccaaaaaataagaaaaacacttgaatgagtaggtttagcaaacttttgactggtactgtaaatctatatatatatatatatatataactatatatatatatatatatatatactttcagttttgtacagcAGCTTCATGCCTTCTACATTAGGTTATTCTCATCCCAACCGCTGGGGGCATACCATTTCCGGATTCCAACTAGGAGTAGTTTGTCTCGTGGAAAAAACAACCAATAGACGCTGAGCACTGTTTCAGGTTCCCTGTCGATTTTCCAGACAACCTTCCTTAGGCTAGTACACGGACTGTGACACGTACCCAACTGTTTACGTGTGTTGAATAACTCATTGGGGTAGGGACAAGGAGGGGAATTGTACTATTGGGGTGACATCCCTGTCCAcatagtatatatatttttgttgttgttgcataacAGAGTTGGAAGCATGGAGGCAGGGGCGTGCGACAATGCTAATGCAGGTATGTAACAAGGGACAgcattgttgttgttttgtaacCATTGATCAGCTCTGCTTTCAGTAAATTGTTACAGGGTTTATAGTAGTCAGCATATCCGAACCGCTTGCTTTCAAGCTGCGCTAGGGTCGGACAGCATTCTtgcttacctcctcacgccatttgcacacactgtgtatagacctaatttttttaattttgtgttattgactgtaagcttgtttattccatgtgtaact
It encodes:
- the LOC106563195 gene encoding germ cell-less protein-like 1 isoform X2, which codes for MGTQGSRLQASSQDPEEAVETTCASGKHGCECRKRKRTAHCDCDSEPDEEDALLDTPRRKKLKSTSKYIYQTLFLNGENSDIRICALGQEWNLHKVYLCQSGYFSSMFSGSWKESNMMVIPLEIPDQNIDTEALQVVFGSLYRDDVLIKPSSVVSILAAACMLQLDGLIQQCGETMKENVGAKTVCVYYSSASIYGLDSVMKKCLEWLLNNLMTHQNVDLMKELGVDVIELLIQSSDLFVMQVEMDVYTALKKWMFLQLNPSWDGPIKQLLADADAWLCKRRTEMGEEEPFLKAEDGAPFTPVFRHVRLQYIINDLASARILERDNILPPDWLTSVYKSQWFAMLRTEHDNDNGPQDANKEEFQSGSMRCGRKLTKDGDYCWRWTGFNFGFDLLVTYTNRFIVFKRNTLSQPCGGAVSLQPRRHLAYRLRLASFDNSGKLVCSRSTGYQLLTLEKDQVSPGPQYPVWSMKSQALPEYVVMNLDSRLLSFPLYVCCNFQYTSPHMDRRPDAPEPESSARSVP
- the LOC106563195 gene encoding germ cell-less protein-like 1 isoform X1 — translated: MDVNAERGNGLHTVTATVSLMRKMPYWTHHGGEKSHTHHTGNTHNFINQQTQQAGVRDKRTYRKKLKSTSKYIYQTLFLNGENSDIRICALGQEWNLHKVYLCQSGYFSSMFSGSWKESNMMVIPLEIPDQNIDTEALQVVFGSLYRDDVLIKPSSVVSILAAACMLQLDGLIQQCGETMKENVGAKTVCVYYSSASIYGLDSVMKKCLEWLLNNLMTHQNVDLMKELGVDVIELLIQSSDLFVMQVEMDVYTALKKWMFLQLNPSWDGPIKQLLADADAWLCKRRTEMGEEEPFLKAEDGAPFTPVFRHVRLQYIINDLASARILERDNILPPDWLTSVYKSQWFAMLRTEHDNDNGPQDANKEEFQSGSMRCGRKLTKDGDYCWRWTGFNFGFDLLVTYTNRFIVFKRNTLSQPCGGAVSLQPRRHLAYRLRLASFDNSGKLVCSRSTGYQLLTLEKDQVSPGPQYPVWSMKSQALPEYVVMNLDSRLLSFPLYVCCNFQYTSPHMDRRPDAPEPESSARSVP
- the LOC106563195 gene encoding germ cell-less protein-like 1 isoform X3, which produces MDVNAERGNGLHTVTATVSLMRKMPYWTHHGGEKSHTHHTGNTHNFINQQTQQAGVRDKRTYRKKLKSTSKYIYQTLFLNGENSDIRICALGQEWNLHKVYLCQSGYFSSMFSGSWKESNMMVIPLEIPDQNIDTEALQVVFGSLYRDDVLIKPSSVVSILAAACMLQLDGLIQQCGETMKENVGAKTVCVYYSSASIYGLDSVMKKCLEWLLNNLMTHQNVDLMKELGVDVIELLIQSSDLFVMQVEMDVYTALKKWMFLQLNPSWDGPIKQLLADADAWLCKRRTEMGEEEPFLKAEDGAPFTPVFRHVRLQYIINDLASARILERDNILPPDWLTSVYKSQWFAMLRTEHDNDNGPQDANKEEFQSGSMRCGRKLTKDGDYCWRWTGFNFGFDLLVTYTNRFIVFKRNTLSQPCGGAVSLQPRRHLAYRLRLASFDNSGKLVCSRSTGYQLLTLEKDQEYVVMNLDSRLLSFPLYVCCNFQYTSPHMDRRPDAPEPESSARSVP
- the LOC106563195 gene encoding germ cell-less protein-like 1 isoform X5, yielding MFSGSWKESNMMVIPLEIPDQNIDTEALQVVFGSLYRDDVLIKPSSVVSILAAACMLQLDGLIQQCGETMKENVGAKTVCVYYSSASIYGLDSVMKKCLEWLLNNLMTHQNVDLMKELGVDVIELLIQSSDLFVMQVEMDVYTALKKWMFLQLNPSWDGPIKQLLADADAWLCKRRTEMGEEEPFLKAEDGAPFTPVFRHVRLQYIINDLASARILERDNILPPDWLTSVYKSQWFAMLRTEHDNDNGPQDANKEEFQSGSMRCGRKLTKDGDYCWRWTGFNFGFDLLVTYTNRFIVFKRNTLSQPCGGAVSLQPRRHLAYRLRLASFDNSGKLVCSRSTGYQLLTLEKDQVSPGPQYPVWSMKSQALPEYVVMNLDSRLLSFPLYVCCNFQYTSPHMDRRPDAPEPESSARSVP
- the LOC106563195 gene encoding germ cell-less protein-like 1 isoform X4, whose amino-acid sequence is MGTQGSRLQASSQDPEEAVETTCASGKHGCECRKRKRTAHCDCDSEPDEEDALLDTPRRKKLKSTSKYIYQTLFLNGENSDIRICALGQEWNLHKVYLCQSGYFSSMFSGSWKESNMMVIPLEIPDQNIDTEALQVVFGSLYRDDVLIKPSSVVSILAAACMLQLDGLIQQCGETMKENVGAKTVCVYYSSASIYGLDSVMKKCLEWLLNNLMTHQNVDLMKELGVDVIELLIQSSDLFVMQVEMDVYTALKKWMFLQLNPSWDGPIKQLLADADAWLCKRRTEMGEEEPFLKAEDGAPFTPVFRHVRLQYIINDLASARILERDNILPPDWLTSVYKSQWFAMLRTEHDNDNGPQDANKEEFQSGSMRCGRKLTKDGDYCWRWTGFNFGFDLLVTYTNRFIVFKRNTLSQPCGGAVSLQPRRHLAYRLRLASFDNSGKLVCSRSTGYQLLTLEKDQEYVVMNLDSRLLSFPLYVCCNFQYTSPHMDRRPDAPEPESSARSVP